A part of Antennarius striatus isolate MH-2024 chromosome 21, ASM4005453v1, whole genome shotgun sequence genomic DNA contains:
- the cabp5a gene encoding calcium-binding protein 5a codes for MRLADEKKSPEAEMSFGAACIFLRGGKNVARRLADDEIDELRDAFNEFDKDKDGLISCKDLGNLMRTMGYMPTEMELIELSQNINMNLGGRVDFEDFVDLMTPKLLEETAGMIGMKELKDAFKEFDMDGDGEITTEELRSAMRKLMGEHMTRREIDAIVKEADDNGDGTVDFEEFVRMMSHP; via the exons ATGCGTTTGGCTGACGAGAAGAAATCCCCAGAAG CGGAAATGAGCTTTGGTGCTGCATGCATTTTCTTGAGAGGAGGGAAGAATGTC GCCAGGCGACTAGCTGATGATGAGATTGATG AGTTGCGTGATGCATTCAATGAGTTTGATAAAGACAAGGATGGCTTGATCAGCTGCAAGGACTTGGGGAATCTGATGAGGACAATGGGCTACATGCCTACGGAGATGGAGCTGATTGAGCTGAGTCAGAATATCAACATGAACC TTGGTGGTAGAGTAGACTTTGAGGACTTTGTCGACCTGATGACACCAAAACTCCTTGAAGAAACTGCTGGGATGATCGGCATGAAAGAACTCAAAGACGCCTTTAAAGAG TTTGAcatggatggagatggagagatCACGACAGAGGAGCTGCGGTCTGCCATGAGGAAGCTGATGGGAGAGCACATGACCCGAAGAGAGATAGATGCCATCGTCAAGGAAGCAGATGACAATGGAGATGGCACAGTGGACTTTGAAG AGTTTGTCAGAATGATGTCCCATCCGTGA